The window TGCTGGTGAATACTGCCGGATGTGTGCTGCTGCTATGGATGCTGGGCAGGTGGAGCTGGTAATGGGCTGGATTGAAGCTTCTTGTCTTTTTCCGAAAAGTGGAAGGCAGCCGAGGGTAGAGGGTTGTGTTTTTACCTTCCTTGTTAAAATACCAGCTTTTGCATCCCGAGGTCCAGACGGTACCCTTGAACTGCTTTTGCAGGCGCCTGTTATAAGCATCCTGTACCACCGGCTTTACATCCAGAAAGCTGCCACTGCCCCTGGATTCCAGATACTCCAGGTACAGCATGAGGTAATTCATTTGCGACTCCATCATATGCACCACCGAGTTATGGCCGAGACCGGTATTGGGACCCAGTAAAAAACCAAGATTTGGATATCCGGAAATGGTGGTGCCCATGAATGCTTCTGCACCATTCTGTTGCCATTCGTCTACCAGGCTGCGGCCCTGCAGACCCATAATACGGGTATAGAGGTTTATGTCGGCAGCAACAAAGCCGGTAGCGAAAATAATGGCGTCCAGGAGATGCTCGGTTCCATCGGCCGTAAGAATTCCTCTTTCTGTGAAACGTTCTATGGAGTCAGTTACCAGCTTTACATGAGGTCTGTTAAAGCTGGGGTAGTAATCATCGGAGCGGAGTATGCGTTTGCAGCCCAGGGTATAATCTGGGGTGAGTTTACGACGCACATCCGGATCTTTCACCTCCTTGCGTAGCTTGCGCAGGGATAGCCGGCTAATAGTCTTGTTCACTAATTTGCTACCAATAAAACCCAACCCGATAAATTCGTTTGACCAGTAGATGAATTCCCGCACTACTTTTTGCAGGAATGGAAAGCGGTGATATGTTTTTTGAATCAGGCTGGAGATAGCATGATAATAGCGGGGAGTAATCCAGGCAGGGGTTCGCTGGAGCACGGTGAGCTGTGCCACCTCGGGAGCAATGGCAGGAACAATCTGAATGGCGCTGGCACCTGTACCAATCACTGCTACGCGCTTGCCTTTGTAGTTGTAGGTAGTGTCCCATTGGGAAGAGTGAAAGCTGGTTCCCCGGAAGTCATTAAAAGCCTTGAAATCCGGTATAAATGGACGGTTGAGCGGGCCCAGCCCTAAAAGCAGCACCCCTGCAGTTGTTGTGGTTCCCTGCCGGTCTGTTACCTGCCAGTAGCCCTGCTCCTGCAGAAAGCTGGCCTCTACGATATCAGAATTAAAGCGTATGTGCCGGTTCAGCCCTCTTTTTGCCACCACCTCTTTCAGATAAGCAAGTATTTCTGGCTGATTTGAATAGAGCCTGCTCCAGTCGGGATTGGGTTCATCGGCAAATGAATAAAGGGGCGAGGCAATGTCGCAGGCGCAGCCGGGATATACATTATCGCGCCAGGTACCTCCTATTTCTGCAGCTCTTTCAAAGATCAGGAAGGAGTTTCTGCCGCTTTTCTTCAGGCGCAAAGCTGCTACCAGGCCGGCAAATCCTGCACCTATGATTCCTACTGCTACATCGGGCTTGCTGTTCATCTCAACTCTTTGTTATTTTTTTTAACAACAGCAGCCCTGAATTGTGTAAAACAGGATGGAAAATTATTAAGTTGAGCCAATTCCAACTCTCCAGGGGGTTTAATCTCTTGGAGAGGGTGATGTTTCTGCTGTTAGAATTATCCTGGCTTTTAAAATTTATCACGATAGCTCCATACCTATGAAACGACAGCTAATACTTTACATTGCAATGAGTCTGGATGGCTATATTGCTAAAGAAGATGATAATCTCGACTTTCTTTCCGTGGTGGAAAAGAAGGGGGAGGATTATGGTTATACTGCTTTTCAGCGGGAGGTGGATACCCTCATCTGGGGAAGAAGGACTTATGATAAGGTGCTGTCTTTTGGCATTGATTTCCCGCATAAGGATAAAAAATGCTATGTGATTTCCAGAAGCAGAACCGGCTCTGACGAAAATGTAGAGTTTTATGGAGGTGACCTCAGTGAGCTGATTGCCAGGATCCGGAGCAAGGAGGGTAAACATATCTATTGCGATGGGGGCGGAGAAGTAGTGTTTGAGCTAATGAAAAACAACCTTATTGATAAGCTGATCATCTCCGTGATACCCTACCTTTTGGGCAGCGGCATACGTCTTTTCAAGGATGGGAGGCCGGAGCAGCAGTTGCAGCTAAGCAAGAGCATCAGCTTTCCCACAGGGCTGGTTCAGCTTTGGTACGACAAGATGGTGGGGGCTTGAAAAAGCCCCGGTATTAAAGCCGGGGCCCCATTTTCAGTATCAGAATTTAGCTGACTTACATTTATGGACTGCAGCGTAATTAATCAGTAAATACATAGATACTAGTACTGTAACATTTTAATTTTCGAACTCCACTTCAGGGTAAAATTTCTTAAAGGTTTGGTGCGCATCGTTGGAGGTAAAGCTCCAGCATATTTTTACTTTTCGCTGATTTCGCTGTTGCTGCCAGGCTTCGACTATTCTTTTCATTTTATTAATTGATCCTATTCTTTGCTTTAGGCACTGGCGGCTCAGAGCGGAGAATTCAATTTCTGCCATGTTGAGCCAGCTTCCATG of the Flammeovirgaceae bacterium 311 genome contains:
- a CDS encoding bifunctional deaminase-reductase domain-containing protein (COG0262 Dihydrofolate reductase) gives rise to the protein MSLDGYIAKEDDNLDFLSVVEKKGEDYGYTAFQREVDTLIWGRRTYDKVLSFGIDFPHKDKKCYVISRSRTGSDENVEFYGGDLSELIARIRSKEGKHIYCDGGGEVVFELMKNNLIDKLIISVIPYLLGSGIRLFKDGRPEQQLQLSKSISFPTGLVQLWYDKMVGA
- a CDS encoding 4-hydroxyacetophenone monooxygenase HAPMO (COG2072 Predicted flavoprotein involved in K+ transport), giving the protein MNSKPDVAVGIIGAGFAGLVAALRLKKSGRNSFLIFERAAEIGGTWRDNVYPGCACDIASPLYSFADEPNPDWSRLYSNQPEILAYLKEVVAKRGLNRHIRFNSDIVEASFLQEQGYWQVTDRQGTTTTAGVLLLGLGPLNRPFIPDFKAFNDFRGTSFHSSQWDTTYNYKGKRVAVIGTGASAIQIVPAIAPEVAQLTVLQRTPAWITPRYYHAISSLIQKTYHRFPFLQKVVREFIYWSNEFIGLGFIGSKLVNKTISRLSLRKLRKEVKDPDVRRKLTPDYTLGCKRILRSDDYYPSFNRPHVKLVTDSIERFTERGILTADGTEHLLDAIIFATGFVAADINLYTRIMGLQGRSLVDEWQQNGAEAFMGTTISGYPNLGFLLGPNTGLGHNSVVHMMESQMNYLMLYLEYLESRGSGSFLDVKPVVQDAYNRRLQKQFKGTVWTSGCKSWYFNKEGKNTTLYPRLPSTFRKKTRSFNPAHYQLHLPSIHSSSTHPAVFTSR